The DNA region ATACATTGCAAAACCTTGAATCATTTAGGGGTCAGCAATTTATCTTTATGTTGCTTATGGAATCTAAGATTTGTGATTCATCGAACTTTCAATGTACATCTGTAGATATAAGAAACAAAGAAGGTTCTTCTACTGATACTGTATTATTGTAATGTAGATTCATTGTGTTTTTTCCCACCTAAGAGTGTAAAGCTGAAAAGGCCATTTGCTATCCAACCTTGGATTGACTCTGATCAGAATGTTGGCAACCTCCTCATGGTATGTTCTTATACCAGTCTTGCTTTCAGTGGCAGTTATCTATTGCTATGGTTCTGTGGAgagtgttttttttttgggaggggggggggggattCTCCAGATAGCTTCTGATGGTGATGTGTCACTCTTCATGAGTGGTCGGATAATGATGCCCTTGTGTTTGTTTGTATGAGATAGTGATGGTTATTTAAGTAAGCCTATATGTTACGTATATATGCAAATCTAGTTGTGTACCACTGAAAAATGTGTTTGCATATCTTATTATGTGTTTTATTGATGTCATTCTTTCAGGTTTGGAGATTCCTGATTACTTTTGCTGATGTTCTTGAGTTATGGCCTTTCACTCTTGACGAGTTTGTACAAGCATTTCATGACTATGTGAGTCAATTCAGCATTTGCTCATGATTTTTATGTCAAATGAGTTGTTTTCATGTACTCGTTTTCTGACGATGGATGTTCAACTCAAATCATCTGATCACAGGATTCAAGATTGTTGGGTGAGATACATGTAACTCTTCTTAAAGTTATAATAAAGGACATTGAAGATGTTGCAAGGACACCTTCAACAGGATTAGGAATAAGCCAGAATGGAGCTGCTAATCCTGGAGGTGGCCATCCAGAAATTGTGGAAGGAGTAAGTTgagatgtttttaaaaatttatccatCCTTTTCAGGCAAATTTAATAATAGTTTTTTCTGTTGCTTTTCACTCTAGTAATACTGTATTTTCTATGCTAGGCATATGCATGGGGCTTTGACATCCGAAATTGGCAGAAGAACTTAAATCAGTTGACATGGCCAGAAATTTTCCGACAGTTAGCATTGTCAGCAGGATTTGGACCAAAGCTGAAGAAAAGAAGTATTACATGGTCATATGCAAATGATAAAGATgaggtttattttctttcttttgctttgtaGTTTTCACCTTAAATACTTGGCTACTCCATAGTATAGGGCATATTTATGGTAGCATTTCATTCTGCTTTCTTGACTTGCCTCTTTTACCGTTGAATATTTTCATCTTCCATTTATGATTTTGCATGCATGTTAAATCAACattcaattttatctttattttgacAGATTAAGTGGATCAAAATGTATTATAATTGCAGGGGAGAAGTGGTGAAGATATCATTTCTACACTTCGTAATGGTTCAGCAGCTGTAAGTGCACTGGCAAAAATGCAAGAGAAAGGTCTATTAGCTCCTCGAAGGTCAAGGCACAGGTTAACTCCAGGAACAGTTAAATTTGCTGCCTTTCATGTTCTCTCACTTGAAGGTAGCAAGGGTCTAACAGTACTTGAGCTAGCGGAAAAAATTCAGGTTAATTATTCTTCATTTTAAGTGCTCTTTTTAAAACATTGTCAGCTCTGTTCTAATGTGTATTTTCCTTCCAGAAATCTGGTCTTCGGGACCTGACCACCAGCAAGACACCAGAAGCATCAATTTCTGTTGCTTTGACTAGAGACACTAAGCTTTTTGAAAGGATAGCTCCATCAACCTATCGAGTGCGTACTGCATTTAGAAAGGATCCTGCTGATGCTGAGTCCATCCTTTCCGCAGCAAGAAAGAAAATTCAGATATTTGAAAATGGGTTTCCAGCTGGTGAAGATGCTGACGATGTTGAAAGAGAAGAGTCAGAAAGTGATGAAGTTGATGAGGATCCTGATGTTGATGATCTAGTAAACCCTTCAAGTGCTGATCCAATTTCTGGACATTTTGATGAACCAAATGTTTCCACAccaaatggaaaagaaaatttgGATAATGATGTAAAACTTGAtcaaaatgagtttgaaatagaTTTGCCTTGTTTTCCTGAGGATGGTTACAAGGAAGCTGATTGCCCTGGCTCTGTCACCGAACAACCTGTTGTTTGTGAAGATTTGAATACTGGAAATCCTGATCAAGATAATATGGAAATTGATGAAAGTCAATCTGGAGAATCCTGGGTGCAAGGACTTGCTGAAGGAGAGTATTCTGATCTCAGTGTAGAGGAGCGTCTAAATGCTCTAGTTGCATTGATTGGTGTGGCAAATGAAGGAAATTCTATTCGTGTTGTTCTGGAGGTGAACTTTATTCCTTGTAATGTATATCTATCTGTGAGTTGATTTTTGCGttaatatttttaactttatcTGGTGTGCTTTTCAGGATCGTCTGGAAGCAGCAAATGCTCTGAAGAAGCAGATGTGGGCTGAAGCACAGATAGATAAAGTTCGTCTGAAAGATGATACTATTAACAAACCAGATATTCCATTACTTATTGCCAACAAAGTTGAAACACATGACACATATCCTGCTGCTGTGGAGGGCAGTCAAAGTCCAATGCTGGACATCAATATTAATAGTATTAATATTGAAACATCACCTGGCACTGCAGAAAACCAAAAGCCAGCACCTGCTGCACAGAGCTTGCATGGTGAAAAGTCCTCCCAAATTCAAGATTTGTGCACAGGCACAGGTCCAGATCACCCTCAGGTGCAGGTACCTCCACAATATTCAAAAAGATCACGTTCACAGTTGAAATCTTATATTGCCCACATAGCAGAGGAGATGTGTATCTACAGGTCTTTACCCCTTGGCCAAGATCGCAGACGTAATCGATATTGGCAGTTTGTTGCTTCTGCTTCTAGCAATGATCCTGGTTCTGGTAGGATCTTTGTTGAATATCATGATGGCAATTGGGAGCTTATTGATTCTGAAGAGGTAAATTGTTTATTCAATATTCCATTGTTTGATCCTTGTTTTGCTGCTCAACTGCATTCTAGATTGGTTTTGACATAGGTGCAATGTTTCTCCAAATGTTAATGGGTTAATAGTTTTGTCTTTatcattataatattatttataaattattctaTCATTTCTATACAGGCCCTTGATATTCTTTTGGCAGCATTGGATTCAAGGGGGATCAGGGAATCTCATCTGCGCTTGATGCTGAAAAGGATTGAGAAGTCCTTTAAAGAAAATGTTCGAAGGAATACACAATGTGCCAGTGCCAAAATAGGAAGCAAAGATAAATTTTCGATCAAAAGTGAAGAAAATAATGAACCATATTCAATACCTGATCGCCATGATGGAGCTGACAGTCCTAGCAGTACTCTTCATAACTTGAACTCTGACAAATTGGAAACATCATCATCCTTCAAGATTGAGCTTGGGGAAAGTGAGAATGAGAAGAAAGCTGCCATACAAAGGTATCAAGATTTTCAAAAGTGGATGTGGAAAGAGTGCTATAATTCATCAATATTATGTGCAACAAAATATGGGAAAAAGAGATGCAAACCTCTGGTGGACGTTTGTGACCTCTGTCTGCAACCTTATTTTGTTGAGGACTCCCACTGTAAATCCTGCCACAGGACTTTCGCTACAAATAATGGATTTAGTTCTACCAAGCATGCATTTCATTGTGGAGACAAGTTACCCAAAAATGTTCCTATGGAATCTTCTCTTCCCTTGCGGACAAGATTGCTTAAGGTTCTGTTTGCTTGTATTGAGGTGAGTTGATGATAGCTTTGCATTGTTAGAAGTTGCTTCCCCGTTAAATTTTTAATGGCATCATAAAGTTAGGAGTATACTGTATTTACATTTGGAGTTACAGGCATCAGTTCTCCCCGAAGCATTTGGAACAATTTGGACGAATGATGCTAGGAAGCATTGGGGTGTGAGGTTGAGCAAATCATCCTCTGTTGAGGAGCTTTTACAGGTTCAGTTCTTAACAGTTTTATCTTCTGTATTTGCATCATTTTAAAATTGGCAATCAATCCCGGACATTAACAACTCATTTTTCAGATATTGGCCTTGTTTGAGAAAGCTCTACGGAGAGATTTTCTATCATCAAACTTCTCTACAACAGACGAACTATTGGGACTGAGCAATATGGGTGGTAATGCTTCACTTACTTCCACTGATCCTGAATCGGTAGCTGTACTTCCATGGGTTCCACAAACTACTGCAGCAGTGTCTCTCAGGCTTCTTGAGATTGATTCATCTATCAATTATGTACATCTTGAGATACCTGAGCCATGCAAAGAGAAAGAAGCGAAAGAGTACATCGTGAGTTtctctcatttttctcttttagtAGACTGTTTTGAGTCCCTACTTTTATAATAGGATGAAGTTCTCTTGAAAGGTTGATCTATTTTTCTATAATGCAAGAAATATAGTGGATACTAAATCTTCCTTAAACATATGATCCTGatgttttactttttacttttgagCATGTGGGTGGAGGGCAGGAgatcttttattatatataatgaaactCAAAGCATCTAACTCGCTCTTTCTTTCTAGCAGAAGCTTCCTTCAAGATATACGTCCTTCAAATGCAATAGAGAGGTTGAACCAGCAGAGTTAGGGCATGGTGAATTCATTAAAGATAAATCTGCTTCAAAGAAAATTGTTCGAAGTGGTAATAAACGTGGACGAGGGTCTAATGATCAAGGACGGGGTAAAAAGATGTCTAAAAGAATGTACAGTTCCAAACGAGATACTGGCCGCCGAAATGTAAAGGTCAATGAGAATCTAAGTGACAAGCTAAAACAGCAGGGACGAGTACTACAAGGATCAGCTGGTGGTCGTGGTCGCCGAACGGTAAGGAAACGCAGAGTGGAAAAGAGAGCTGTTGAAGATTTGTTGCTGGGCCATACCGCAGTGAGTCATAGCCCCAATATTGACAGAGAACCATTGAGAAGATTTGATGAGGAGTGGGATGGTGAAAGGGGAAGTCCCATGACTCCCGTCCACATTGAAATTGATGACAATAGCAACAGTGCCGAAGAGGTGGAATCTGATGACAACGGCCAAGCAGTAGAATATGATCAAGGTAACTGGGAGGTGGGTTATAATGGCATTCCCGCCAACAGTTGGGGTAGGGACTTTGCTGGAATGAGTGATGAAGATGTGGATGCTTTTGAAGATGACaatgacaacaacaatgacaacggcattgaagagaatgaagaagagGATTCGGAAGCAGATGTTATGAGTGAGGGTTCAGATGGCATGGCAAATAGGGTCATAAATGAAGAAGGCTCAGACTCATCTGAATCTGAAGATTCTTATGATTAGAACATCCATTTAGTTGATCGAAGGAATATGATTTGCATCTCAAGGCTGTATTACATTTTTTCGATATTGCAGCTTCGCAAGAACCTGAGCTCCAAGTCATGTTGCTTGAAGAGTTAGTAGCTGAGTAGATTTATAGTGGTATATGATCCATGCAGAATGGATCCCTGTATTTTTAAGCATGTTGAAGCAGAGGGCCCTGGCAGCCAGCCTCATTTTGTTTTTGCTCTTCTGTTATTGGCCCTTGTAATAGACACTCATTGATTAATAAATCTTATTACACCTTGATTATCTTTTTGTTGCTTGGAATAGTTACTAAGTGAAATTAGTAAATTACTGTATAAACTGTAATTTCAGAGTGCAATGCTTCCATCTTCAATCTAACATTGTAGGGTTTTATTTGCATGGATGATATTACAGTAACACAGTAATCACAAACCAACCCATCTAAAATGCAGgactaaaaaggagaaaaagaagaatgggAACAAAAAATGTATAAGACTATTATCATACACAACATATACTCTGCAATTGTTGCACCCGAACTTTCCTAGTTTTGATTTTCTGCCCCAGCATCAACCTTGTCTGTGACTAGTATGTTGAACTTGATCCTAAGGTCACCCCTCTTTGAAGGATCCTTTGGAAACGGCATACCTTCTCCTGCAACCACCTCTTCATAGTTTGGACTAATCACATTGTTTACAGCAATGGTCAGATCCCTGCCATCTAGAGTTGTAAGATGGACAGTGTAGCTTGATTGTGCTTCAGCTTCGGTAAGTGATATCTCTTCTGTGACAACCAAATCATTACCGTCTCTTGTAAACACATGGTGAGGCTTCTCATCAATGATGAACACAATATCTGCAGCAATTACATTTGGCTGCTGGTTTCCTTTCTCCTGGAATGtgacttttgttccctttttccaGCCAGGTTTGATTTCAATGGTCAAGATTTCCTCCACAGGACTAACTTTCCTGCAAGTAACAAGTCAAAACGACGaaaattatttttccttttagcTTCAGATTCATTCAGAATAGAAGAACAATCCAGCTAAACTCAACTACTAAATAATGATACAACTATGAACTATCTAAAGTTGGAAACATGTACTTTCTTACCTTAAAcataaaactaaatttttgaGTCCAAAACAATAGGACTCACTTTCCATTCATGAAATTTACCAGAGAAGACAGTTCAATCATAAACTTACCCACTTGCATCCACAACTTCCCTTGAAATCTTCATCTTTTTGGTAGTGCCCTTGTAGAGTTCCTCAAGGGTGCAAAGTAGTGTGTTTTCAATGGGAGGAGCCCTGCGTGGACTTTGATTCATGGGTGTGTCTTCTTCTCTAGCTGAACTGAACATGTCACTGCCAAATATTCCACCAAAGGATCTTGACACCCAAGATCCACCATAACCACCCCTCATGCCCCTTCCCCTTCCCATTCCCATTCCTCCATAGGGGCTTGAACATCCAAAAACTTCAGCAAAGATGCTTTCTGCATTTCTGGGGTTGAACCTAAACATTGTTGGTCCATCCCCACCATGGAAGAATGaagctccaccaccaccaccaccaccaccaggagGTTGTCTTTTCCCTTTAAGGACATCTTCTCCATATTGATCACAAATTGCTCTCTTATGCGGATCACTTAGAACCTTCAACAAAACCAATATACCAACTTAGAATTCTATCTATTCATAGCATCAAACTCCAGAGGTTTTAAAATCCCTAATTATCAACATCAATGATCATGATTAATGAGTATCTAGCAATTCAAATCTAAGAGGCTTGAAAGAAGGTGTACCTTACCTCATAGGCTTCAGAGATCTGTTTGAATTTAGTCTCAGCATCTTTGTTGTTGGTTGGATTCTTATCAGGGTGCCatttcatggcaagctttctatAAGCTTTCTTCAAGTCTTCATCTGTGGCAGTTCTCTCTACCTCCAAGGTCCTATAGTAGTCCAACCCCATATCAATTTcgatttctcctccttttttttctctcttctaagAGGTCTTTCCTTGTTGTTGCTTAAGTGTAGGTAGATTTGGTTctctgttattgttattattattgtgtttTTGACATCAAATTTTCTGACGGTTGTTTTTAATCTAATATTCATCTAGTTAACTAGTTTAGAACTCATTAACTTTTTCAGCCTCTTTCTTAAGTCTTAGTAATATGCTCATCATcatgataagataaaataataattgttGGATatcattgtatttttaaattgtttttaagTATCCATGTGATGCACGGGTGGAAAAAAGATGGGATAGCCGATAGCGTTCAGTGAGAAACAGAGTAGGAACGGAATgcaattattttttttggttggTTTTCCCGATATTTTTTAACTTCGACAGGTAAAAAACTAATTTGTCCCATATTAAACTCTATTTAGACGAATTCAAATCCCGATACTTGTGCTTTGCCATACGAAGGAATAAGTCTTGGTAAAAAAGCATGACCAAAAAACAAAAGTCTTGGTAATAAACTAAAGAGACCATTATCCCCTCTACTTTGTCATTTTGGGAGACATTCAATtcgaaattatatttttacaattataaaaatactatttatacattaaaattattaattaaaataatataattatatataatttaatttatttttaatatatattttatatttttatatatattatatattaataattaattttaatacctaattttaatatatatatatatatataatataataataattattattatgataaaaAGACTTGATGAAATATATAAGTAGATAACTCATAAAAGCATGTCATCAACGGTAAAACGTACTTTGATCCTATGAtaatcgattttttttttttgtgcattaTTGTCTTGTATCAAATTTGGATACAAGAGGAACGAATCAAGAATCCAAAAGAGAATACCCACTCTGTTAAACTTGATGCACCATGTTGAAAGAGCGCAGTACAAAAAGTCAAAAACCAAGGATTACTATACACAAGAAAGATATACTTTGCAACATGATTAGACGGCTAATCTAATATAGTCTGGTCTAATTCCATTATGGCCCCAGAAGTTTCCTAAGTCCAGTCTTTTGGTCAGATGTCAACCTTGCTGGGAACTTGATATCAAACTTGATCCTAAGGTTACCCTTCTTAGAAGGGTCTTTGGGAATTGGCATTCCTTCCCCAGGAACCACTTCTTCATAGCTTGGATGAATCACATTGTTTATGGGAATGCTAAGAACCCTGCCATCTAGAGTTTTCAAATGGACAGTGTAACCTGTTAGAGCTTCAGAAAGTGAAATCTTGTGTGTCACAACCAAGTCATTTCCATCTCTTGTGAACACACGGTGTGCTTTCTCATCAATCACAAACACAAGATCTGCAGCAATCACATTTGGTTGCTCGTTCCCTTTCTCCGGGAACGTTATCTTTGTCCCTTTCTTCCACCCCGGTTTTATTTCTATGGTTAAGATTTCCTCCACCGGCAAAGTTTTACTGCAATGAAACAAACTTTTTGTTAATGTTGCAAATGGGAGCAGTGCATGAAGTTAGTCTCACATCAAAGAAATCAAGGAATGATTGGAGTGCTTACCCGCTAGCATCAGCAATTTCCCTTGAGATCTTCATCTTTTTGGTAGTGCCCTTATAAAGTTCTTCAAGGGTGCAAGGCAATGTTCTTTCTATAGGAGGTGCCTTCCGTGGACCCTGACTCATTGCCCTTCCTTCTCCAAATGAACTGAATATATCATCACCAAAGATTCCACCAAATGACCTTGTTCCACCGCCTCTCGTGCCGGCACCGGCACCGGCACCGGAACCACCACCTCCCATTCCCCCGAAGGGGCTTGAAAATCCAAAGAACTCGGCAAATATGTCATCTGCATTCCTGGGATTGAACCTGAACGTTGTTGCCCCATTACCAGTTTGGAAGAATGAAGCACCACCTGCACCTGCTGCATCTGGAGGTGGCACTTGCCCTTTTAGCCCTTCTTCTCCATATTGATCATAAATTGCTCTCTTCTGTGGATCACTCAGAACCTGCAAGCATCAAAAACCAATACAACTTAGTTGCATAAGAACAATGAGACATAAATATAATGATTGGAGGAACATCCTATAATTCATTACATACCTCATAGGCTTCGGATATCTGCTTGAATTTAGACTCGGCTTCTTTCTTATTGTTTGGATTCTTATCAGGGTGCCatttcatggcaagctttctatAAGCTTTCTTCAAGTCATCATCTGTGGCACTCTTTTCAACCTGCAGAATCTTATAGTAGTCTACCCCCATGATCACACTAATGTAGCAACCAACTTGATTTCGTTCTTTTAATATCAATTTGCAAGTTTCGATCGGAGTTCAACTCAATTCAATTACAAATAGCTAACAAGCTGGACTTAATACTGAAGAAAACGATGAAACGATTTATCGAGAAGGTGCGGCAATGCTTCCAAGACCAGAAGCATGTAGAACTTTCCATCAATATCTCGATAATGCCACCACTTTAGATGAATGGCCCTTTTTGGGTAGGCCCGTTTTCGCTAAAAAGCCCATAGTTGGcccaaaaaaaatcacaaattattattttatcggGCAAAAAAGGTAGTTAAAGATCTTGCAACTCACGTGAGATAGCGAGTATTACGCTTCATGGCATGAATGCATGAGATGAGGTGAGGTATGTCCTTTTAAGGCAAAAGGTAGACACCTTTTTTCTTTCAGGTGGTTATAACTAACTACTCATAACTAAGAGAGAGAAGGTTAATTAGAGTGTTAAATTTGtgtttagttagtttagttgcgcGGCACGCTTCCCGCGACAACAACCCTCGTCATCGATTTCCGCCATTTTGAATCGTTATAACAGACTGATACCGAGCTGAAGAATCAAACTAACTTTC from Arachis hypogaea cultivar Tifrunner chromosome 10, arahy.Tifrunner.gnm2.J5K5, whole genome shotgun sequence includes:
- the LOC112714544 gene encoding uncharacterized protein, which encodes MGLDYYRTLEVERTATDEDLKKAYRKLAMKWHPDKNPTNNKDAETKFKQISEAYEVLSDPHKRAICDQYGEDVLKGKRQPPGGGGGGGGASFFHGGDGPTMFRFNPRNAESIFAEVFGCSSPYGGMGMGRGRGMRGGYGGSWVSRSFGGIFGSDMFSSAREEDTPMNQSPRRAPPIENTLLCTLEELYKGTTKKMKISREVVDASGKVSPVEEILTIEIKPGWKKGTKVTFQEKGNQQPNVIAADIVFIIDEKPHHVFTRDGNDLVVTEEISLTEAEAQSSYTVHLTTLDGRDLTIAVNNVISPNYEEVVAGEGMPFPKDPSKRGDLRIKFNILVTDKVDAGAENQN
- the LOC112714543 gene encoding homeobox-DDT domain protein RLT1 isoform X2, which translates into the protein MEGEAASDAEIENNNTQKREDAVGDNSNENNNGSNSKIGNSNEGQSKPKRQMKTPFQLETLEKAYALETYPSETMRAELSQKLGLSDRQLQMWFCHRRLKDKKDLPPKKQKKAVPAPVPVPVPVPAPPVPDSPPDLRLGPEHVNEYGSGSGSGSSPLTRPEFRNVVPRGGMLGYYEPPQAMMELRAIACVEAQLGQPLRDDGPILGVEFDPLPPGAFGAPIAVTEQQKRPSLAYDSKMYERHDVRTNKAMARTLPEYPFLPNQPGIRSDAFGQLNPPHLHDPTDGPSRTSFPINEQLHKIHATQSHSARVRVSSQQDKQVIPYPSPPREVDVAQPRESYANIANAGIDSHFADHPIAGQENPYALPSGQVLQNDMTIRIEKKRKIDDAKIAKEVEAYETRMRKELEKQDNLRRKNEERLRKEMERQERERKKEEERLIRERQREEERSRREQRREIERREKFLMKEHLRAEKRRRKEELRKEKEAERRKAALEKAAARRIAKESMELIEDEQLELMELAATSKGLSSIIQLDLDTLQNLESFRDSLCFFPPKSVKLKRPFAIQPWIDSDQNVGNLLMVWRFLITFADVLELWPFTLDEFVQAFHDYDSRLLGEIHVTLLKVIIKDIEDVARTPSTGLGISQNGAANPGGGHPEIVEGAYAWGFDIRNWQKNLNQLTWPEIFRQLALSAGFGPKLKKRSITWSYANDKDEGRSGEDIISTLRNGSAAVSALAKMQEKGLLAPRRSRHRLTPGTVKFAAFHVLSLEGSKGLTVLELAEKIQKSGLRDLTTSKTPEASISVALTRDTKLFERIAPSTYRVRTAFRKDPADAESILSAARKKIQIFENGFPAGEDADDVEREESESDEVDEDPDVDDLVNPSSADPISGHFDEPNVSTPNGKENLDNDVKLDQNEFEIDLPCFPEDGYKEADCPGSVTEQPVVCEDLNTGNPDQDNMEIDESQSGESWVQGLAEGEYSDLSVEERLNALVALIGVANEGNSIRVVLEDRLEAANALKKQMWAEAQIDKVRLKDDTINKPDIPLLIANKVETHDTYPAAVEGSQSPMLDININSINIETSPGTAENQKPAPAAQSLHGEKSSQIQDLCTGTGPDHPQVQVPPQYSKRSRSQLKSYIAHIAEEMCIYRSLPLGQDRRRNRYWQFVASASSNDPGSGRIFVEYHDGNWELIDSEEALDILLAALDSRGIRESHLRLMLKRIEKSFKENVRRNTQCASAKIGSKDKFSIKSEENNEPYSIPDRHDGADSPSSTLHNLNSDKLETSSSFKIELGESENEKKAAIQRYQDFQKWMWKECYNSSILCATKYGKKRCKPLVDVCDLCLQPYFVEDSHCKSCHRTFATNNGFSSTKHAFHCGDKLPKNVPMESSLPLRTRLLKVLFACIEASVLPEAFGTIWTNDARKHWGVRLSKSSSVEELLQILALFEKALRRDFLSSNFSTTDELLGLSNMGGNASLTSTDPESVAVLPWVPQTTAAVSLRLLEIDSSINYVHLEIPEPCKEKEAKEYIKLPSRYTSFKCNREVEPAELGHGEFIKDKSASKKIVRSGNKRGRGSNDQGRGKKMSKRMYSSKRDTGRRNVKVNENLSDKLKQQGRVLQGSAGGRGRRTVRKRRVEKRAVEDLLLGHTAVSHSPNIDREPLRRFDEEWDGERGSPMTPVHIEIDDNSNSAEEVESDDNGQAVEYDQGNWEVGYNGIPANSWGRDFAGMSDEDVDAFEDDNDNNNDNGIEENEEEDSEADVMSEGSDGMANRVINEEGSDSSESEDSYD
- the LOC112714543 gene encoding homeobox-DDT domain protein RLT1 isoform X1, whose amino-acid sequence is MEGEAASDAEIENNNTQKREDAVGDNSNENNNGSNSKIGNSNEGQSKPKRQMKTPFQLETLEKAYALETYPSETMRAELSQKLGLSDRQLQMWFCHRRLKDKKDLPPKKQKKAVPAPVPVPVPVPAPPVPDSPPDLRLGPEHVNEYGSGSGSGSSPLTRPEFRNVVPRGGMLGYYEPPQAMMELRAIACVEAQLGQPLRDDGPILGVEFDPLPPGAFGAPIAVTEQQKRPSLAYDSKMYERHDVRTNKAMARTLPEYPFLPNQPGIRSDAFGQLNPPHLHDPTDGPSRTSFPINEQLHKIHATQSHSARVRVSSQQDKQVIPYPSPPREVDVAQPRESYANIANAGIDSHFADHPIAGQENPYALPSGQVLQNDMTIRIEKKRKIDDAKIAKEVEAYETRMRKELEKQDNLRRKNEERLRKEMERQERERKKEEERLIRERQREEERSRREQRREIERREKFLMKEHLRAEKRRRKEELRKEKEAERRKAALEKAAARRIAKESMELIEDEQLELMELAATSKGLSSIIQLDLDTLQNLESFRDSLCFFPPKSVKLKRPFAIQPWIDSDQNVGNLLMVWRFLITFADVLELWPFTLDEFVQAFHDYDSRLLGEIHVTLLKVIIKDIEDVARTPSTGLGISQNGAANPGGGHPEIVEGAYAWGFDIRNWQKNLNQLTWPEIFRQLALSAGFGPKLKKRSITWSYANDKDEGRSGEDIISTLRNGSAAVSALAKMQEKGLLAPRRSRHRLTPGTVKFAAFHVLSLEGSKGLTVLELAEKIQKSGLRDLTTSKTPEASISVALTRDTKLFERIAPSTYRVRTAFRKDPADAESILSAARKKIQIFENGFPAGEDADDVEREESESDEVDEDPDVDDLVNPSSADPISGHFDEPNVSTPNGKENLDNDVKLDQNEFEIDLPCFPEDGYKEADCPGSVTEQPVVCEDLNTGNPDQDNMEIDESQSGESWVQGLAEGEYSDLSVEERLNALVALIGVANEGNSIRVVLEDRLEAANALKKQMWAEAQIDKVRLKDDTINKPDIPLLIANKVETHDTYPAAVEGSQSPMLDININSINIETSPGTAENQKPAPAAQSLHGEKSSQIQDLCTGTGPDHPQVQVPPQYSKRSRSQLKSYIAHIAEEMCIYRSLPLGQDRRRNRYWQFVASASSNDPGSGRIFVEYHDGNWELIDSEEALDILLAALDSRGIRESHLRLMLKRIEKSFKENVRRNTQCASAKIGSKDKFSIKSEENNEPYSIPDRHDGADSPSSTLHNLNSDKLETSSSFKIELGESENEKKAAIQRYQDFQKWMWKECYNSSILCATKYGKKRCKPLVDVCDLCLQPYFVEDSHCKSCHRTFATNNGFSSTKHAFHCGDKLPKNVPMESSLPLRTRLLKVLFACIEASVLPEAFGTIWTNDARKHWGVRLSKSSSVEELLQILALFEKALRRDFLSSNFSTTDELLGLSNMGGNASLTSTDPESVAVLPWVPQTTAAVSLRLLEIDSSINYVHLEIPEPCKEKEAKEYIQKLPSRYTSFKCNREVEPAELGHGEFIKDKSASKKIVRSGNKRGRGSNDQGRGKKMSKRMYSSKRDTGRRNVKVNENLSDKLKQQGRVLQGSAGGRGRRTVRKRRVEKRAVEDLLLGHTAVSHSPNIDREPLRRFDEEWDGERGSPMTPVHIEIDDNSNSAEEVESDDNGQAVEYDQGNWEVGYNGIPANSWGRDFAGMSDEDVDAFEDDNDNNNDNGIEENEEEDSEADVMSEGSDGMANRVINEEGSDSSESEDSYD
- the LOC112714546 gene encoding uncharacterized protein — encoded protein: MGVDYYKILQVEKSATDDDLKKAYRKLAMKWHPDKNPNNKKEAESKFKQISEAYEVLSDPQKRAIYDQYGEEGLKGQVPPPDAAGAGGASFFQTGNGATTFRFNPRNADDIFAEFFGFSSPFGGMGGGGSGAGAGAGTRGGGTRSFGGIFGDDIFSSFGEGRAMSQGPRKAPPIERTLPCTLEELYKGTTKKMKISREIADASGKTLPVEEILTIEIKPGWKKGTKITFPEKGNEQPNVIAADLVFVIDEKAHRVFTRDGNDLVVTHKISLSEALTGYTVHLKTLDGRVLSIPINNVIHPSYEEVVPGEGMPIPKDPSKKGNLRIKFDIKFPARLTSDQKTGLRKLLGP